In the Meiothermus sp. Pnk-1 genome, one interval contains:
- the rplF gene encoding 50S ribosomal protein L6 yields MSRIGKQPITLPKGVNVEVVYAAVKVKGPKGELNVPIDPEMKVKVENGLVQIERPSEQRRHKSLHGLTRTLVANAIKGVSEGYTREMLIKGIGYRAKLTGKNLELTVGYSHPVVVEPPAGITFEVPEPTKILVKGIDKQLVGQTAANLRAVREPSAYHEKGIYYADEPIKLKPGKAGTTK; encoded by the coding sequence ATGAGCCGCATCGGTAAGCAACCCATTACCTTGCCCAAGGGCGTGAATGTGGAGGTGGTCTACGCGGCCGTTAAGGTCAAAGGCCCCAAGGGCGAACTCAACGTGCCGATTGACCCGGAGATGAAAGTCAAGGTGGAGAACGGTTTGGTGCAGATCGAGCGCCCCAGCGAGCAGCGCCGCCACAAAAGCCTGCACGGCTTGACCCGGACCCTGGTAGCCAACGCCATAAAGGGGGTCTCCGAGGGCTATACCCGGGAGATGCTGATCAAGGGCATTGGTTACCGGGCCAAGCTCACCGGCAAGAACCTCGAGCTCACCGTAGGGTACAGCCACCCGGTGGTGGTCGAGCCCCCCGCGGGCATCACCTTTGAGGTCCCCGAACCGACCAAGATCCTGGTGAAGGGTATTGACAAGCAGCTGGTGGGCCAGACCGCGGCCAACTTACGCGCCGTGCGTGAGCCTAGCGCCTACCACGAAAAAGGCATCTACTACGCCGACGAGCCCATCAAGCTCAAGCCCGGCAAAGCCGGCACGACCAAGTAA
- the rplO gene encoding 50S ribosomal protein L15 → MKLSDLRPNPGANKKRKRVARGPGSGHGKTAGRGHKGQKSRSGGLKNPARFEGGRSTLLMRLPKRGMRGQQPGEIARVEYQVVNLGAIAGRFQSGEVTPEALARAGLVRPGYPVKVLSSGELSAALTVSAHKFSKAAAEKIQAAGGQAIVIGSTASGSKEA, encoded by the coding sequence ATGAAACTCTCCGATCTGCGTCCTAACCCCGGAGCCAACAAGAAGAGAAAACGCGTGGCCCGCGGCCCCGGCTCCGGGCACGGCAAGACCGCGGGTCGTGGTCATAAGGGTCAGAAGTCGCGCTCCGGTGGTCTGAAGAACCCGGCCCGCTTCGAGGGTGGGCGTTCCACCTTGCTGATGCGTTTGCCCAAGCGCGGCATGCGGGGGCAACAGCCGGGCGAGATTGCCCGGGTGGAGTATCAGGTGGTGAACCTGGGGGCTATCGCGGGGCGCTTCCAAAGCGGAGAGGTCACCCCCGAGGCGTTAGCCCGGGCCGGCCTAGTGCGCCCCGGCTACCCGGTGAAGGTGCTCTCTTCGGGCGAGCTGAGCGCTGCCCTCACGGTTTCGGCCCATAAGTTCTCCAAGGCGGCTGCGGAGAAGATTCAGGCGGCCGGGGGTCAGGCCATAGTCATTGGCTCCACCGCGTCCGGCTCCAAGGAGGCCTAA
- the rpmJ gene encoding 50S ribosomal protein L36, with translation MKVRASVKKMCENCKVVRRHGRVYVICANPKHKQRQG, from the coding sequence ATGAAAGTGCGTGCATCGGTCAAGAAAATGTGTGAGAACTGCAAGGTGGTTCGCCGCCACGGGCGGGTCTACGTGATCTGCGCCAACCCCAAGCACAAGCAACGTCAGGGCTAG
- a CDS encoding adenylate kinase, translating to MAGDAVIFLGPPGAGKGTQAARLASGLGYKKLSTGDLLREHVAGNTELGQLAKPIMDRGDLVPDDLILAMVREELASLETPHVIFDGFPRTIAQAQALDKLLAELGIRLRGVLLVDVKQEELIRRLLERAHKEGRSDDNEATIRRRLEVYTQQTQPLVSYYESTGVLRRIEGLGTPDEVYERIAGALS from the coding sequence ATGGCAGGAGACGCAGTGATCTTTTTAGGGCCGCCGGGGGCTGGTAAAGGTACCCAGGCGGCCCGCCTGGCCTCTGGGCTGGGCTACAAGAAGCTCTCTACGGGGGACCTTCTGCGCGAGCATGTGGCCGGGAACACCGAGCTGGGGCAGCTCGCCAAGCCCATCATGGACCGGGGTGACCTCGTGCCTGACGACCTGATCCTGGCCATGGTGCGGGAGGAACTCGCCAGCTTGGAGACCCCTCACGTGATCTTCGACGGCTTCCCCCGTACCATCGCCCAGGCCCAGGCCCTGGACAAGCTGTTGGCCGAACTGGGCATCCGGCTGCGGGGCGTGTTGCTGGTGGACGTAAAGCAGGAAGAGCTTATCCGGCGCCTCCTGGAGCGGGCCCACAAGGAGGGCCGCTCCGATGACAACGAGGCCACCATCCGCCGCCGCCTCGAGGTCTACACCCAGCAGACCCAGCCGTTGGTGAGCTACTACGAAAGCACGGGGGTCCTGCGCCGCATCGAAGGCTTAGGCACTCCCGACGAGGTCTACGAGCGTATCGCGGGGGCCCTTTCCTGA
- the rpsH gene encoding 30S ribosomal protein S8, with protein MNSDPIADMLTRIRNALIVYKESVDVPASRFKEEIARILVREGFLKGYEKVEVEGKPVLRLALKYGPRREQVIRHIRRVSRPGRRVYVTAGQVPVVRKGLGMAIISTSKGVLVDREARKLGVGGELICEVW; from the coding sequence ATGAACAGCGATCCGATTGCCGACATGCTGACCCGGATTCGTAACGCGCTCATCGTGTACAAGGAGAGCGTAGACGTTCCGGCCAGCCGCTTCAAGGAGGAAATCGCCCGCATCCTGGTGCGCGAGGGCTTCTTGAAGGGGTACGAGAAGGTGGAGGTAGAGGGCAAACCGGTTTTGCGGCTTGCCCTCAAGTACGGCCCCCGCCGCGAACAAGTGATCCGGCACATCCGGCGGGTGAGCCGCCCGGGGCGCCGCGTATACGTCACCGCAGGGCAGGTTCCCGTGGTACGTAAGGGCCTGGGGATGGCGATCATCTCTACTTCCAAAGGCGTGCTGGTGGACCGCGAAGCCCGCAAGCTGGGCGTGGGCGGCGAACTCATCTGCGAGGTGTGGTAA
- the map gene encoding type I methionyl aminopeptidase, producing the protein MAINIKSRWELERMAETGRLHTEIFALLEPHIRPGVSTYELDQIVLEAIRAKGGRAPQIGYRAGGSVPFPSATCMSVDDVVVHGLPDKKPLREGQLLKVDFLFTYQGFTTDMARTYAIGKVSPEAERLMRVTEEAFWVGFEYLKPGHRLGDVAHAVQEFVEKKHGLWIVREMSGHGVGRELHEDPSVLNYGEPGKGAKLRPGMTLAFEPMVTLFPTNLVILSDGWTATAGRGNLAAHYENTVAITEEGPRLLTGSPRVAPGVLAR; encoded by the coding sequence ATGGCCATCAACATCAAAAGCCGGTGGGAACTCGAGCGGATGGCTGAAACGGGCCGCCTGCACACCGAGATCTTCGCTCTTTTAGAGCCCCACATTCGCCCGGGCGTGAGCACCTATGAGCTTGACCAGATCGTGCTCGAGGCGATCCGCGCCAAGGGGGGGCGGGCCCCTCAGATCGGCTACCGGGCTGGGGGCAGCGTTCCCTTTCCCAGCGCCACCTGCATGTCCGTAGACGATGTGGTGGTCCACGGCCTCCCCGATAAGAAGCCCCTCCGGGAGGGCCAGCTGCTCAAGGTGGACTTTTTGTTCACCTATCAAGGCTTCACCACCGACATGGCCCGCACCTACGCCATCGGCAAGGTGAGCCCCGAGGCCGAGCGGCTGATGCGGGTCACCGAGGAGGCTTTTTGGGTAGGGTTCGAATACCTAAAGCCCGGCCATCGCCTGGGGGATGTGGCCCATGCCGTGCAGGAGTTCGTGGAGAAAAAGCACGGGCTATGGATTGTGCGCGAGATGAGCGGGCACGGGGTGGGGCGCGAACTCCACGAGGATCCCTCGGTGCTCAACTACGGCGAGCCGGGCAAGGGGGCCAAGCTCCGCCCCGGCATGACCTTGGCCTTTGAGCCGATGGTTACCCTTTTCCCCACAAACCTGGTAATATTATCTGATGGTTGGACGGCCACCGCCGGCAGAGGCAACCTGGCCGCCCACTACGAAAACACCGTAGCCATCACCGAGGAGGGGCCGAGGCTTCTTACGGGAAGCCCAAGGGTTGCTCCCGGCGTGCTCGCGCGGTGA
- the rplR gene encoding 50S ribosomal protein L18, whose translation MSKLTAFDRRKHRVRNRVRNAGRPRLSVFRSLQHIYAQIIDDTRGVTLAAASSKALGLRGNKTEVAKKVGQAVAEAAKAKGITQVVFDRGAYKYHGRVKALAEGAREGGLEF comes from the coding sequence ATGTCCAAGCTCACCGCTTTTGACCGCCGCAAGCACCGGGTGCGCAACCGGGTGCGGAACGCGGGCCGCCCCCGGCTCTCGGTGTTCCGCAGCTTGCAGCACATCTACGCGCAGATCATCGACGATACCCGAGGGGTCACCCTGGCTGCGGCCTCGAGCAAGGCCCTAGGCCTCCGCGGCAATAAGACCGAGGTGGCCAAAAAGGTTGGCCAGGCCGTGGCCGAGGCGGCTAAGGCCAAAGGCATTACCCAGGTGGTTTTTGACCGGGGGGCCTACAAGTACCACGGTCGGGTCAAGGCCTTGGCGGAAGGAGCCCGTGAGGGTGGCTTAGAGTTCTAA
- the infA gene encoding translation initiation factor IF-1, which produces MAKKEDTIRAEGVITEALPNTTFRVQLDSGPEILAYISGKMRMHYIRILPGDRVVVEITPYDPSRGRIVYRR; this is translated from the coding sequence TTGGCGAAGAAGGAAGATACCATCCGGGCGGAGGGCGTGATCACCGAAGCCTTGCCCAATACCACCTTCCGGGTGCAGCTGGATAGCGGCCCAGAGATTCTGGCCTATATCTCGGGCAAGATGCGGATGCACTATATCCGCATCCTGCCGGGAGATCGGGTGGTGGTGGAGATCACCCCTTATGACCCAAGCCGGGGTCGGATCGTCTACAGGAGGTAG
- the secY gene encoding preprotein translocase subunit SecY — protein MLRAFRDALLIPELRSRVIFTLIVLALYRLGTFIPTPGVDYDKIISFLNTNPAGSALGIINLFSGGNFERFSIFALGIMPYITAAIIMQLLVTIVPSLEKLQKEGEEGRRIINQYTRIAGVALGAVQGFFLATTFLGSQSGAFLLPGWSPGPFLWLVVVVTQVAGIAILLWLAERITEYGVGNGTSMIIMGGIVASWLPQIIQTFGLVRTGEINLIALILFFAFVVAAFAGMAAVQQSERRIPVQYARKVVGRRVFGGQATYIPIKLNAAGVVPIVFAAALLQIPIFFTGTVDNPTLQTIANFFNPRHLSGLIIEVVLIVAFTYVYTAVQFDPRRIAENLREYGGFIPGIRPGEPTVKFLEHIVSRLTLWGALFLGLVAALPTLMQNLTGVTTLIYHFSGISLLIVVGVALDTLRQIESQLMLRNYEGFMTKGRIRGRGRF, from the coding sequence ATGCTCCGGGCCTTCCGGGATGCCCTGCTGATCCCTGAGCTCCGCTCTCGAGTGATCTTCACGCTGATCGTTTTGGCCCTGTACCGCCTGGGTACCTTTATCCCCACCCCTGGGGTGGACTACGACAAGATCATCAGCTTCCTCAACACCAACCCCGCGGGCAGTGCCCTGGGCATCATCAACCTCTTTTCCGGCGGCAACTTCGAGCGCTTCTCGATTTTTGCCTTGGGGATTATGCCTTACATCACCGCGGCCATCATCATGCAGCTGTTGGTGACCATCGTCCCGTCGCTGGAGAAGCTGCAAAAAGAGGGTGAGGAGGGCCGCCGGATCATCAACCAGTACACCCGAATCGCAGGGGTTGCCCTAGGGGCCGTCCAAGGCTTCTTTCTGGCTACGACCTTTCTGGGATCGCAAAGCGGGGCTTTTTTGCTACCCGGCTGGTCACCAGGGCCCTTTTTGTGGCTAGTGGTGGTGGTGACCCAGGTTGCGGGGATCGCCATTTTGCTGTGGTTGGCCGAGCGCATCACCGAGTACGGGGTGGGTAATGGAACCAGCATGATCATCATGGGGGGGATCGTAGCCTCCTGGTTGCCTCAGATCATCCAGACCTTCGGCCTCGTACGCACCGGGGAGATCAACCTGATCGCTCTGATCCTTTTTTTCGCCTTCGTGGTGGCGGCCTTCGCTGGGATGGCGGCGGTGCAGCAGTCTGAGCGGCGCATCCCTGTGCAGTACGCGCGCAAGGTGGTGGGCCGCCGGGTCTTTGGCGGGCAGGCTACTTACATCCCCATCAAGCTCAACGCGGCAGGGGTGGTGCCGATCGTCTTCGCAGCGGCTTTGCTCCAGATCCCCATCTTCTTCACCGGCACGGTGGATAACCCTACCCTCCAGACCATCGCCAACTTCTTCAACCCGCGCCACCTCTCCGGGCTCATCATCGAGGTGGTCTTGATCGTAGCCTTCACCTACGTGTACACCGCCGTGCAGTTTGATCCCCGGCGCATCGCCGAGAACCTGCGCGAGTACGGGGGGTTTATCCCCGGCATTCGCCCCGGCGAACCTACGGTGAAGTTTCTCGAGCACATCGTCTCCCGGCTGACCCTATGGGGGGCTTTGTTCTTGGGATTGGTGGCTGCGCTGCCCACCCTGATGCAAAACCTCACCGGGGTCACCACCCTCATCTACCACTTCTCCGGCATCAGCCTGTTGATCGTGGTGGGGGTGGCCCTCGACACTTTGCGCCAGATTGAATCCCAGCTGATGCTGCGGAACTACGAAGGCTTCATGACCAAAGGCCGTATCCGCGGACGGGGCCGCTTCTGA
- the rpsE gene encoding 30S ribosomal protein S5 gives MPETDFEEKMIVVRRTAKTYQGGRRFRFGALVVVGDRQGRVGLGLGKAKEVPLAVQKAQNYARRSLVEVPLQGGTIPHEIQVTWGSSTILLRPAAPGTGVIAGAVPRAILELAGVTDILTKELGSRNPVNIAYATMEALRQLQTWEDVKRLRKSDQTAQPEVA, from the coding sequence ATGCCCGAGACCGATTTTGAAGAGAAGATGATCGTGGTGCGCCGTACCGCGAAAACCTATCAGGGTGGACGCCGCTTCCGCTTCGGCGCGTTGGTGGTGGTGGGAGACCGCCAAGGCCGGGTAGGGCTGGGGCTGGGCAAGGCTAAGGAAGTCCCGCTGGCCGTGCAAAAGGCCCAGAACTATGCCCGCCGGAGCTTGGTGGAGGTCCCGCTGCAAGGCGGTACCATCCCTCACGAGATCCAGGTGACCTGGGGCTCCTCTACCATCCTGCTGCGCCCGGCGGCTCCGGGCACGGGGGTCATTGCCGGGGCGGTTCCGCGGGCGATTCTCGAGCTGGCCGGGGTCACCGACATCCTCACCAAGGAGCTCGGTTCGCGCAATCCGGTCAATATCGCCTACGCCACCATGGAAGCCCTGCGTCAGCTCCAGACCTGGGAGGATGTCAAGCGCTTGCGCAAATCCGACCAAACGGCCCAGCCGGAGGTGGCTTGA
- the rpsM gene encoding 30S ribosomal protein S13 has translation MARIAGVEIPRNKRVDVALTYIFGVGWSRAKEALAAANVDPATRVKDLSEAEVARLREHIENTYKLEGELRAEIAGNIKRLMDIGCYRGLRHRRGLPVRGQRTRTNARSRKGPRKTVAGKKKAPRK, from the coding sequence ATGGCTCGTATTGCCGGAGTGGAAATCCCCCGTAACAAGCGGGTAGACGTCGCCCTCACCTACATCTTTGGGGTGGGCTGGTCCCGCGCTAAGGAGGCGCTTGCCGCCGCTAACGTAGACCCCGCGACCCGGGTGAAAGACCTCTCGGAGGCTGAAGTGGCGCGTTTGCGCGAGCACATCGAGAACACCTACAAGCTCGAGGGTGAGCTGCGCGCCGAGATCGCCGGGAACATCAAGCGCCTGATGGATATCGGCTGTTACCGCGGCTTGCGTCACCGCCGGGGTCTGCCGGTCCGGGGGCAGCGTACCCGCACCAATGCCCGTAGCCGTAAAGGCCCCCGTAAGACCGTGGCCGGGAAAAAGAAGGCGCCCCGCAAGTAG
- the rpsK gene encoding 30S ribosomal protein S11, with protein MAEKKTSTRKKKVKRQVSGGRAFIHASYNNTIVTITDPDGNPVTWSSGGVIGYKGSRKGTPYAAQLAAMDAAKKAQNFGMTSVEVVVRGTGAGREQAIRALQASGLQVRSIVDDTPVPHNGCRPRKKFRKTA; from the coding sequence ATGGCTGAGAAGAAGACAAGCACCCGTAAGAAAAAGGTCAAGCGCCAAGTCTCCGGGGGGCGGGCTTTCATCCACGCCTCCTACAACAACACCATCGTAACCATTACCGACCCCGACGGTAACCCCGTGACCTGGTCGTCGGGCGGGGTCATCGGCTACAAAGGGAGCCGCAAGGGTACCCCTTACGCTGCTCAGCTCGCCGCGATGGACGCGGCCAAGAAGGCGCAGAACTTCGGGATGACCAGCGTGGAAGTGGTGGTGCGGGGTACGGGTGCGGGCCGTGAGCAGGCCATTCGCGCCTTACAGGCTTCGGGGTTGCAGGTGCGCAGCATCGTAGACGATACCCCAGTGCCGCACAACGGCTGCCGTCCGCGCAAGAAGTTCCGCAAGACGGCCTGA
- the rpmD gene encoding 50S ribosomal protein L30 encodes MATLRVKLTKSPIGYPKDQKDALKALGLTKMHRERELPDNPAVRGNLRKVAHLVTIVEAKS; translated from the coding sequence ATGGCTACCCTTCGCGTTAAGCTCACCAAAAGCCCCATCGGTTACCCCAAGGACCAGAAGGATGCGTTGAAGGCGTTGGGGCTTACCAAGATGCACCGCGAGCGGGAACTGCCGGATAACCCGGCCGTGCGCGGCAACCTGCGCAAGGTGGCCCACCTGGTCACCATCGTGGAGGCCAAATCATGA